A window of Streptomyces marispadix contains these coding sequences:
- a CDS encoding DUF485 domain-containing protein, which yields MDSAPENERSSPTNGTDYAQVQQSAEFGELRSTFRSFAFPLTLGFIAWYLLYVLLSNYAGGFMATKVVGNINVAFVLGLAQFLTTFLIAWWYSRHASAKLDPKGEAIKNRLDGEA from the coding sequence GTGGACTCAGCACCAGAGAACGAAAGGTCCTCGCCGACGAACGGCACGGACTACGCGCAGGTGCAGCAGAGCGCGGAGTTCGGAGAGCTGCGCAGCACTTTCCGGTCATTCGCCTTTCCGCTGACCCTCGGCTTCATCGCCTGGTACCTGCTGTACGTGCTGCTGTCGAACTACGCCGGCGGGTTCATGGCGACCAAGGTCGTCGGCAACATCAACGTCGCCTTCGTCCTGGGACTCGCCCAGTTCCTGACCACCTTCCTCATCGCCTGGTGGTACTCCCGTCACGCCTCGGCCAAGCTCGACCCCAAGGGCGAGGCCATCAAGAACCGTCTGGACGGTGAAGCATGA
- a CDS encoding S8 family peptidase, producing MDSQPSRRWRRLAMPLGLVLTASLGLAGAAVASGQDSPESPKKDGEKLSYVVNTETDAGTVERVKKEIAKADGKVVTAYKQIGVIVAHSTNAKFGKEMRSVKGVESAGATRTAPLEAAGTTDVGKPRYLKVPKSATGPEAKAKAQAEGKEPLESLQWDKRVIRADKASKIDQGSKDVTVGVIDTGVDDTHPDLKANFSAEQSASCVGGKADTSAGAWRPFDPAEDYHGTHVAGIVAAPRNGVGVAGAAPGVKVASLKVSEPKTSLFFSEAVVCAFMFAADHGVEVTNNSYYTDPWLYNCSDDPDQKAIADAVGRAVKYATDKGVTSVSSAGNSSHDLAASEIKDDTSPDDSKPVERTIDPAECPDIPSMLPGVTSVSSTGAENGKSYFSNYGLDEIDLAAPGGDRRYQTPKEPAKDGGVLSTMPEGDYAYLQGTSMAGPQVAGVAALIKSKHPEASPKDVAWMLKAQAKSVTCPDEYDPDGKGTYKADCTGLKGNNSFYGHGIVDALAAVKK from the coding sequence ATGGATTCTCAACCTTCCAGGCGGTGGCGAAGACTCGCGATGCCCCTGGGTCTGGTTCTCACTGCTTCGCTCGGACTGGCGGGAGCCGCCGTCGCGAGCGGGCAGGACTCCCCCGAGTCCCCTAAGAAGGACGGGGAGAAGCTGAGCTACGTCGTCAACACCGAGACGGACGCCGGCACTGTAGAGCGCGTCAAGAAAGAGATAGCGAAGGCGGACGGCAAGGTCGTCACCGCCTACAAGCAGATCGGCGTCATCGTCGCCCACTCCACGAACGCGAAGTTCGGCAAGGAGATGCGTTCGGTGAAGGGCGTGGAGTCGGCCGGTGCGACCCGGACGGCGCCTCTCGAGGCAGCCGGCACCACGGATGTGGGCAAGCCCCGGTATCTGAAGGTCCCGAAGTCGGCCACCGGTCCCGAGGCCAAGGCGAAGGCCCAGGCCGAGGGCAAGGAGCCGCTGGAGTCTCTCCAGTGGGACAAGCGGGTCATCAGGGCCGACAAGGCCAGCAAGATCGACCAGGGCAGCAAGGACGTCACCGTCGGCGTCATCGACACCGGCGTCGACGACACCCACCCCGACCTGAAGGCCAACTTCTCGGCGGAGCAGTCCGCGAGCTGCGTCGGCGGCAAGGCCGACACCAGCGCGGGCGCCTGGCGTCCCTTCGACCCCGCCGAGGACTACCACGGCACGCACGTGGCGGGCATCGTCGCCGCCCCTCGCAACGGGGTCGGCGTCGCGGGCGCCGCGCCGGGCGTGAAGGTCGCCTCGCTGAAGGTGTCCGAGCCGAAGACGTCGCTGTTCTTCAGCGAAGCGGTGGTGTGCGCCTTCATGTTCGCCGCCGATCACGGCGTCGAGGTCACCAACAACAGCTATTACACCGACCCTTGGCTCTACAACTGCTCCGACGACCCGGACCAGAAGGCCATCGCCGACGCGGTCGGCAGGGCAGTGAAGTACGCGACGGACAAGGGCGTCACAAGCGTCTCGTCCGCGGGCAACTCCTCTCACGACCTCGCCGCCAGCGAGATCAAGGACGACACGAGTCCGGACGACAGCAAGCCCGTCGAGCGGACGATCGACCCGGCCGAGTGCCCGGACATTCCGAGCATGCTGCCGGGTGTGACGTCGGTGTCCTCCACGGGTGCCGAGAACGGGAAGTCCTACTTCTCCAACTACGGCCTGGACGAGATCGACCTCGCCGCACCCGGTGGCGACCGTCGCTACCAGACGCCCAAGGAACCGGCCAAGGACGGCGGAGTGCTCTCCACGATGCCCGAGGGCGACTACGCCTATCTCCAGGGCACTTCGATGGCCGGACCGCAGGTCGCCGGAGTCGCGGCGCTCATCAAGAGCAAGCACCCCGAGGCCAGTCCGAAGGACGTCGCCTGGATGCTCAAGGCGCAGGCTAAGAGCGTGACTTGCCCCGACGAGTACGACCCCGACGGCAAGGGCACCTACAAGGCCGACTGCACGGGCCTCAAGGGCAACAACAGCTTCTACGGCCACGGAATCGTGGACGCCCTGGCGGCTGTGAAGAAGTGA
- a CDS encoding sterol desaturase family protein translates to MPSQLPDVVLWSIPAFILLTVVEIVSYRIHPDEDAAGYEAKDAATSIGMGLGSLVFDTLWKIPIVAIYAGIYELTPLRVPVVWWTLPLMLLAQDFFYYWSHRGHHVIRILWACHVVHHSSRKFNLSTALRQPWTTWTVWPFYVPMIALGVHPAALAFCSSANLVYQFWIHTERIGKLPRPIEFVFNTPSHHRVHHASQGGYLDRNFGGILIVWDRLFGSFTPETEPCVFGLTKNISTYNPLRVATHEYFAIGRDLRAARNWNERAGRVFRGPGWSPEGRSATDAGAGTGSGDGTGGGPGAGMRKAGPPERSGPSKDEAPVHRAAS, encoded by the coding sequence ATGCCGTCTCAGTTGCCCGACGTCGTACTGTGGTCGATACCCGCCTTCATTCTGCTCACGGTGGTCGAAATCGTGAGCTACCGCATCCATCCGGACGAGGACGCCGCCGGTTACGAGGCGAAGGATGCCGCCACCAGCATCGGCATGGGGCTCGGAAGCCTCGTCTTCGACACCTTGTGGAAGATCCCGATCGTGGCGATCTACGCGGGGATCTACGAACTCACGCCGCTGCGCGTGCCCGTCGTGTGGTGGACGCTGCCGCTGATGCTGCTGGCGCAGGACTTCTTCTACTACTGGTCGCACCGCGGGCACCATGTGATCCGCATCCTGTGGGCCTGCCACGTGGTGCACCACTCCAGCCGGAAGTTCAACCTGAGCACCGCGCTTCGCCAGCCGTGGACCACCTGGACCGTGTGGCCGTTCTACGTGCCGATGATCGCGCTCGGGGTGCACCCGGCAGCGCTCGCGTTCTGCTCGTCGGCGAACCTCGTCTACCAGTTCTGGATCCACACCGAGCGGATCGGGAAACTGCCGCGCCCGATCGAGTTCGTCTTCAACACGCCCTCGCACCACCGCGTCCACCACGCCTCCCAAGGTGGCTATCTGGACCGGAACTTCGGCGGCATCCTGATCGTGTGGGACCGGCTCTTCGGCTCGTTCACCCCCGAGACCGAGCCGTGCGTCTTCGGGCTCACCAAGAACATCTCCACGTACAACCCGCTGCGCGTGGCCACGCACGAGTACTTCGCGATCGGACGCGATCTGCGTGCCGCGCGCAACTGGAACGAACGCGCCGGAAGGGTCTTCCGCGGCCCCGGCTGGTCCCCCGAGGGGCGGTCCGCCACGGACGCGGGAGCCGGGACAGGCTCCGGAGACGGGACGGGTGGCGGTCCCGGCGCCGGCATGCGAAAGGCCGGACCGCCCGAGCGGTCCGGCCCTTCAAAGGATGAGGCCCCGGTGCACCGCGCCGCCTCCTGA
- a CDS encoding DEDDh family exonuclease, whose translation MLEDQTASPGQEPEDGTAAASRIPARTPAVDPGAEHRRPESSPRGPEGYPGGYAVVDVETTGLARHDRIVSAAVYRLDAWGEVEDHWYSTVNPQRDPGPTWIHGLTTEDLADAPLFTEIADDLATRLDGRVLVAHNAVFDWSMIAREYARARRTPPVRQRLCTIALAKQLSLPLPNHKLESLAAHYGVCQRRAHHALDDARVLAEAFRPSLHLAVQQAVRLPLHACRPLTEWPEGPESPGPYGGAVNAGPWGGRRSRGAPGPSVYGYGYGWRRSRKRPSCPYPNPGRYEPGGRLMQGMRVAISGDTSIERELLEDRATEAGLHISSHVSRLTSLLVTNDPGSLTSKVVKAQAYGTPVLDEPTFERLLEDVAPASGR comes from the coding sequence ATGCTCGAAGACCAGACGGCATCCCCGGGCCAGGAGCCCGAGGACGGGACGGCGGCAGCTTCTCGCATCCCCGCTCGGACACCGGCCGTCGATCCGGGAGCTGAGCACCGGCGGCCGGAGAGCAGTCCGCGGGGGCCCGAGGGCTATCCCGGTGGATACGCAGTGGTCGACGTGGAGACCACGGGCCTCGCCCGCCACGACCGCATCGTCTCCGCCGCGGTCTACCGGCTGGACGCCTGGGGCGAGGTCGAGGACCACTGGTATTCGACGGTCAATCCGCAGCGCGATCCGGGCCCCACCTGGATCCACGGGCTGACGACCGAAGACCTCGCCGACGCACCGCTGTTCACGGAGATCGCCGACGATCTGGCCACCCGGCTCGACGGCCGCGTCCTCGTCGCGCACAACGCCGTCTTCGACTGGTCGATGATCGCCCGTGAGTACGCCAGGGCGCGGCGCACGCCGCCCGTGCGCCAGCGGCTGTGCACCATCGCCCTCGCCAAGCAGCTCTCGCTGCCGCTGCCCAACCACAAGCTGGAGTCCCTCGCCGCGCACTACGGCGTCTGCCAGCGCCGCGCGCACCACGCCCTCGACGACGCACGCGTGCTGGCCGAGGCGTTCCGGCCGAGCCTCCACCTCGCCGTCCAGCAGGCGGTGCGGCTGCCGCTGCACGCCTGCCGTCCGCTGACCGAATGGCCGGAGGGACCGGAGAGTCCGGGCCCGTACGGAGGGGCAGTCAACGCCGGTCCATGGGGCGGTCGTCGCTCCCGTGGTGCACCGGGCCCGTCCGTCTACGGCTACGGCTACGGCTGGCGCCGCTCCCGTAAGCGGCCTTCGTGCCCGTACCCCAACCCGGGGCGGTACGAGCCGGGCGGCAGGCTCATGCAGGGGATGCGGGTGGCCATCTCGGGAGACACCTCCATCGAGCGCGAGCTGCTGGAGGACCGGGCGACGGAGGCCGGGCTGCACATCTCGTCCCATGTCTCGCGCCTGACGAGCCTGCTGGTCACCAACGACCCGGGCTCCCTCACCTCGAAGGTCGTCAAGGCGCAGGCGTACGGCACTCCCGTGCTGGACGAGCCGACCTTCGAGCGCCTTCTGGAAGACGTGGCCCCAGCATCGGGGCGGTGA